The following are encoded together in the Oceanobacillus zhaokaii genome:
- a CDS encoding helix-turn-helix domain-containing protein, whose protein sequence is MDVGVRLKEARLEKGLSLDELQEITKIQKRYLVAIEEGNLSILPGKFYARAFIKEYATAVDLDSSELLEEHKEEIPQTEEESEIQYTRIERSRKEANVDKNSTFSFIPTIIVILLVIGIFFVAWFFIKEGSTDEGNPPEEELTDNEIIINDSTPNSTDNAEQGQEEESNDETDNGADKTSEEETPEEKQSEFTVTEEGTGPVPESTLEFNSSDDELTFTFESPSEVWLDVQNGDGESFYSAILTEADSPMELDLTGEERIYLNIGSAPNLTFDVNGVEFEYPVDPNERDHQRIWINIKQ, encoded by the coding sequence ATGGATGTAGGGGTAAGGCTGAAAGAGGCACGACTTGAAAAGGGACTCTCATTAGATGAACTGCAAGAAATTACAAAAATACAAAAGCGTTATTTAGTTGCAATCGAAGAAGGAAATTTAAGCATTCTTCCCGGGAAATTTTATGCAAGAGCATTTATTAAAGAATATGCAACTGCAGTTGATTTGGATTCGAGTGAATTATTAGAAGAACATAAAGAGGAAATTCCACAAACAGAAGAGGAAAGTGAGATTCAATATACAAGAATTGAACGTTCAAGGAAAGAAGCAAATGTTGATAAGAATTCAACCTTCTCATTTATACCTACTATTATTGTAATTTTATTAGTAATTGGTATCTTCTTTGTTGCATGGTTTTTCATCAAAGAAGGTTCCACAGATGAAGGAAATCCACCGGAAGAAGAATTAACAGATAATGAAATTATTATAAATGACTCTACACCGAATTCGACGGATAACGCGGAGCAAGGTCAAGAGGAAGAGAGCAATGATGAAACCGATAATGGAGCGGACAAAACCTCAGAAGAAGAAACACCAGAAGAAAAACAATCTGAGTTTACTGTTACAGAGGAAGGAACAGGTCCCGTACCAGAATCTACTTTAGAATTCAATTCTTCAGATGATGAATTAACGTTTACGTTTGAATCGCCAAGTGAAGTATGGTTAGATGTTCAGAATGGAGATGGAGAATCCTTCTATAGTGCAATTCTAACGGAGGCAGATTCACCGATGGAATTGGATTTAACAGGAGAGGAAAGAATTTACTTAAACATTGGCAGTGCGCCTAATTTAACATTTGATGTTAATGGTGTAGAATTTGAATATCCAGTTGATCCAAATGAACGAGACCATCAACGAATATGGATAAATATTAAACAATAA
- a CDS encoding DUF3388 domain-containing protein, which produces MMTKEWYLEYEILINRPGLLGDISSLLGMLSINIITINGVENSRRGMLLLSKYDENIMRLKSILQTMDTIELRKIRKPKLKDKMAVRHGKYIHTDADDRKTVRFVRDELGLLVDFMAELYKQEGHKLIGIRGMPRVGKTESVVAASVCANKRWLFVSSTMLKQTIRNKLIEGEYNVDNIYIIDGILSTRRANDKHWQLIREIMQLPSIKVVEHPDIFVQTTEYKLDDFDYIIELRSHEGEEITYETVENHSPSTANGFSMFDF; this is translated from the coding sequence ATTATGACGAAGGAATGGTACCTGGAATATGAAATTCTTATTAATCGCCCTGGACTACTAGGGGATATTTCTTCATTATTAGGGATGCTTTCAATTAATATAATTACCATTAATGGCGTTGAGAATTCTAGAAGAGGGATGCTTCTCCTTTCGAAATATGATGAAAATATTATGCGCCTTAAATCAATATTACAAACGATGGATACAATTGAATTAAGAAAAATACGTAAACCAAAACTAAAAGATAAAATGGCTGTCAGGCACGGGAAATACATTCATACGGATGCTGATGATCGTAAAACGGTTCGATTTGTTCGTGATGAGCTTGGATTATTAGTCGATTTCATGGCCGAATTATATAAGCAAGAGGGACATAAACTAATTGGGATTCGTGGTATGCCAAGAGTTGGGAAAACAGAGTCAGTTGTAGCTGCTAGCGTTTGCGCCAATAAACGTTGGTTATTTGTATCTAGCACGATGCTTAAACAAACAATTAGAAATAAACTAATTGAAGGCGAGTATAACGTTGATAATATTTACATTATTGACGGCATACTATCTACTAGACGAGCGAATGATAAGCATTGGCAATTAATACGAGAAATTATGCAACTGCCTTCAATAAAGGTTGTAGAACATCCAGATATATTCGTTCAAACAACAGAATATAAGCTTGATGATTTCGACTATATTATTGAATTACGTAGTCATGAAGGCGAAGAGATTACATATGAAACGGTTGAAAATCACTCTCCAAGTACTGCGAATGGCTTTTCCATGTTTGATTTCTGA